The following nucleotide sequence is from Candidatus Bipolaricaulis sibiricus.
AAGCAGAAGCTCCGCCGCTGTAAGCAGTGCGGAGCCACGTTCTAGGACCATGCCCTATCCAAGATACAGCGAGGAAGTTGCGCCGAGGCTGATGAAGGAGCTCGGGTACTCCAACGTGATGCAGGCCCCCAAGGTGACGAAGGTCGTGGTGAACATGGGGGTGGGCAAGCATGACGATCCGAAGATCCTCGAGGGAGCCGTGAAGAACCTGGCTCAGATCACCGGCCAGAAGCCGGTGGTAACGCGGGCCAAGCGGGCAGTGTCGGACTTCAAGATCCGCAAGGGCGATGCCATTGGATGCATGGTGACGCTGCGCGGGCCCCGGGCGTACGAGTTCCTGTACAAGCTGTTCAACGTGGCCCTCCCCGGGATCCGCGACTTCAAGGGCGTCTCCCCGGATGCGTTTGATGGACGAGGGAACTTCTCGATCGGTCTGGCCGAGCAGATGGTGTTCCCGGAGATCTCGTACGATGACGTGGTGCGTGCCCAGGGGATGGACATCACCATTGTGACCACCGCAGAGACGGACCGCGAGGGCGCAGCGCTGCTGGCGGCTCTGGGTTGCGCGTTCCGCAAGGAGTAGGGAGGGGAGATGGCACGGAAGGCCATGATCGAGAAGGCGAACCGCCGCCCAAAGTTCGCGGTACGCAAGCACAACCGGTGCCAGCTGTGCGGGCGGTCACGGGCGTACATCCGGGACTTCGGCCTGTGCCGGCTCTGCTTCCGCAAGCTGGCCCTGGACGGACAGCTCCCGGGCGTGAAGAAGGCGGCGTGGTGAGGAGGAACGGATGATGGTGAACGACCCCATTGCCGATATGCTGGCGCGGATCCGCAACGCCCTCGCCCGGTCCATGGAAGAGGTGACGATGCCCTCGTCGCGGATGAAGGTGGACATCGCCCGGATCCTGGCCGATGAGGGGTACATCGAGTCGTATGCGGTGGAGGAAGGGACCCCCTGCCCCACGCTGCGCCTCAAGCTGAAGTACAAGCGGGAGGGGACGCGGTTCCGTCGCCCGGCCATCCAAGGCCTGCGGCGGGTGAGCACGTCCTCACGCCGCGTGTACCTCGGGGCGGACGAGATCCCGAACACACGCGGGGGGTTGGGCACGGCCGTTCTGTCCACATCGCAAGGGGTCATGACGGGACGCGAGGCCCGGCGCCGTCGGATCGGCGGCGAGCTCCTGTACGAGGTGTGGTGAGACGATGTCCAAGATCGGGAAGAAGCCTATCCGGATACCGTCGGGGGTTGAAGTCGTGGTTCATCCCGGCCGGGTCGTCGTCCGGGGTCCCCACGGGACGCTAGAGTGTCCCTACGAACCGGAGTTCGTGACGATCACGATCCGCGACGGGGAGGTTCACGTCGAGCGCAAGGCCGAGCGGGCCCCGTTTCGTGCCCGGCATGGTCTGTACAGGGCTCTCATTGCGAACATGATCCGCGGCGTTACCGAGAAGTGGCAGAAGGAGCTGGAGATCCAGGGGTTGGGGTACCGGGCACGCGCAGAGGGACGGGCCCTGGTGATGGAGCTTGGCTATTCCCACCCCGTGCGCTACGAGATCCCTGATGGGATTGAGTTTGCGGTTCCCGACCCTGCCCGGATCGTGATCCGGGGGATCGACAACCGGTTGGTGGGCCAAGTTGCGGCGGACATCCGGGCGTTCCATCCACCCGAGCCCTACCGCGGCACCGGCATCCGCTACCGCGGGGAGGAGATCGTTCGCAAGGCGGGTAAACTGGGGGCGAAAGGGTGACAGTTATGGCCATACGAACGCGCAACGAACATCGACTTAAGCGAAAGGCACGCATCCGACGCCGGGTCCACGGGACCGCGGACCGCCCGCGGCTCGCGGTGTACAAGAGCCTCCACCACGTGTACGCCCAGATCGTGGACGATGACCAGGGGAAGACGCTCGCCTCTGCTTCCACACTGTGCGCGGAGCTCCGCGCGCGCGGTGCAAGGAACACGGTGGAAGGGGCGCGTGCGGTGGGGGCCTTGGTGGCCCAGCGAGCGCGCGAAGGTGGGATTCGCCGGGTCGTGTTCGATCGCTCGGGCTACCCCTACCACGGCAAGGTTCGTGCCCTGGCCGAGGCGGCTCGCGAGGGAGGGCTTGAGTTCTGATGGCGAGATACGCAGAGCAACCAGCGAACGAGGTCATCGACATCCGTCGGGTGGGCAAGGTCACCAAGGGTGGAAAGCGCCTTCGGTTCCGGGTCGTGGTTGTGGCAGGTGACGGCGCAGGCCGAGTCGGGGTGGGGGTGGGGAAGTCGGTCGAGATTCCCCAGGCTGTCCAGCAGGCGATCCGGGATGCGATGAAACGTCTGGTCACGGTTCCGATCCAGGATGGGACGATCCCCCACGAGGTCCGAGGCCAGTACGGAGCGGCCAAGGTGCTGCTGCGCCCGGCGTATCCGGGGACCGGGGTTATTGCCGGCCGGACGGTGGGAGCGGTGTGCCGGATCGCGGGCATACGGAACATCCTCACCAAGGCCCTGCGGTCCACGAATCCGCTCAACCTGGCCCGAGCAACGCTCGATGGGTTCCGCCAGATGGAGGGCGTGGAGATGGTTGCCGCCCGGCGTGGGAAGACCGTTGAGGAGATCTTGGAGGTCGAGGATGCTGAGGCTCGATAACCTGCGGCCGGCCCCCGGAAGCAAGAAGCGCCGCAAGCGTGTGGGGCGAGGGTACAGCTCGGGCCACGGTGGCCACGAGTCGGGCAAGGGGACCAAGGGTCAGAACTCGCGATCCGGGGTCACGGTGCGACCGGGGTACGAAGGCGGCCAGACGCCATTCTGGATGCGGTTTCCCAAGCGGGGATTCCACAACGTGGCCCGCGTCGAGTACGCCGTGGTCAACGTGGGTGACCTGGACGCCCTGTTTTCTGCCGGTGACGAGGTCTCATTGGACGTGCTCACCCAACGGGGGATCGTGAAGGATCCCAAATGCGGTCTGAAGATCCTCGGTCATGGCGAACTGACAAAGGCCCTCGTCGTCAAGGCGGATCGGTTCAGCCAAGCGGCGCGAACGAAGATCGAGGCAGTCGGAGGACGAGCCGAAGGCGGCGAGCCCCCAGCGGCCGCTGGCTCGGGTGAGGAGGCGTAGGTGCTGGGACGCATTCAGCAGGTGTTCGCGATCGAGGAGCTGCGGAGGAGGATCCTCTACACGTTGGGGATGCTCCTCGTGTTTCGGATCGGAGCCCACATCCCGGTGCCGGGTGTGGACACCAAACAACTTGCCGACGTCCTGTCCGGAGCGTTCGGTGCTGGCTTGTTCCAGTTCATCAACATGTTCACCGGCGGGGCACTGCAGCAGTTCTCGCTGTTCTCGCTGGGTGTGATCCCGTACATCAACGCCTCAATCATCCTGTCGCTGCTGATCCCGGCGTTCCCGAAACTGAAGAAGCTGCAGGAAGAGGGTCGGGAAGGCCGCAAGAAGCTCACCCAGTACACCCGTTGGGGAACGGTCGTCCTCGCTCTTGCCCAGTCCTACGCGATGGGCGTGCTCGTGGTGCAGTACGGGCTGGCGCAGCCGTCGGTGGGTTTCTTCCTGAGCACGATCATCACCCTCACCGCGGGGTCGATCTTCCTGATGTGGGTTGGCGAGCGGATGACGGAGAACGGTGTTGGCAACGGGATCTCGATGCTCATCATGGCGGGCATCGTGGCCCGGTTCCCGGCGGAGATCCAGCAGTCGGCCCTTGAGATCTCGGCAGGCACGGTTCACCCACTGTGGGGGATCGGCCTGATCGGGCTGTTCGTGGCGGTGGTCGCCCTCACGGTGATCATCCAGCAGGGTCAGCGCAAAATCGTCATCCAATACGCCAAGCGCACTTCCGGACGCCGGGTCTATGGCGGGCATACCACCCACCTCCCGCTGCGGGTGAACCAGGGGGGCGTGATCCCGATCATCTTTGCCTCTGCGATCCTCACGCTCCCGAGCTCGATCGCGACCTGGGTTCCTCAGTTGAACTGGCTCCAGAGCTACGTGGCACCTGGAAGCACGATTTACCTGGTCGCTTACGTGCTTCTCATCTTCTTCTTCACGTACTTCTACTCGTCGCTGGTGTTCGATCCGAACGACATCGCGAAGAACCTCCGCGAGGCGGGCGGGTTCGTGCCCGGGGTGCGGCCGGGTCAGCCGACGGCGGATCACCTGGGAGCCGTGACGAACCGGTTGCTGCTTGTGGGGGGGCTGTTCCTGGCTGGCATTGCCGTCCTCCCGTTCGTGTTCTCCGCTCTGTCCAACATGCGGGGCTTCGCGATCGGGGGAACCTCGATCCTCATCCTGGTCGGAGTGGGCATCGACACGATCATGCAGATCGAGGCCCACCTGGTGATGCGTCAGTACGAGTCACTGGTCAAGGGCTCCGCGTTCTTGGGGAGGAAGGGCCTGTGAGGAACGTGATCCTCCTCGGTCCGCCGGGAGCGGGAAAGGGGACGATCGCGGCGCGGGTGGCGGAGAACGCTGACCTGTTGCACCTTTCAACCGGCGATGTCCTGCGCGACGAGGTGGCGCGCGGGACGAGGCTCGGGGAACTGGCCCGCGGGTTCATGGAGCGCGGAGAGCTCGTGCCGGACGATGTCGTATTGGCGATGGTTCGGGAACGGGTTGCCGGGCGAGACGGCGTGCTGCTCGATGGGTTCCCGCGTACGTTGGCGCAAGCCGAGGGTCTAGCTCGGTTCCTTCCCGTAGACGTTGTGGTGTACCTTGCGGTGGCGAAGGACGAGGTTGTGCGACGGCTGAGCGGCCGGAGGGTGTGCGGGGCGTGTGGGGCGGTGTACAACGTGGTGAGCGAGCGGCCGCAGCGCGAGGGGCGCTGTGACCGCTGTGGCGGAGAGCTGCGCCAGCGGCCCGACGACGCTCCGGAGGTGGTGGCGCGGCGGTACGAGGTCTACGAGAAGGACTCGCGACCTCTCGTCGAGCACTACGCCCGCCAGGGGGTGCTCGTGACGGTAGATGCGGCGCGTCCGGCCCACGAGGTCGCCGCTGACGTGGCGAAGGTGCTCCGCGCGTGATCGCCCTCAAGACCGCGGCCGAGATCGGCGTTGTCGCCGAGAACGCCCGTCTCCTCGGTGGGATCCTCGTTGGGGTTGCCCTGCGGGCGAGGCCCGGCGTGGCGACGGACGAACTGGACGCCTGGGCCGAGTCCCAGATCCGCGACGCCGGGGCCGAGCCAGCGTTCAAGGGATACCACGGCTATCCGGCCACGCTGTGTGTGTCTGTGAACGAGGAGATCGTCCACGGCATTCCCTCCGCGCGGAAGCTGAGGGACGGGGACATCGTGTCGCTCGACCTCGGGCTGCGCCGTGCGGGGTACTACGCAGACGCGGCACTAACGGTCGGGGTGGGACGCATCTCGCCCGAGGCCGAGCGGTTGCTTGCCGTCACGCGTGGTGCCTTGCAGGAGGCGATTCGGGCAGCTAGACTTGGCGGACACGTTTCGGATCTATCCCACGCGATCGGCCGGTATGTGGATCGCCACGGGTTTCACGTGGTTCGGGAGTTCGTGGGCCATGGCATTGGCCGGGATCTGCACGAGGATCCGCAGATTCCGAGCTTCGGCGTAGCCGGGCAGGGAACGGTGTTAAGGGAGGGGATGGTGCTGTGCCCGGAGCCGATGGTGAAGGGTGACGACCTCCCTGTACGCATCTTGGAAGATGGGTGGACTGCGGTGACGGCCAGCGGGTCGCTCGCTGCGCACTACGAGGAGATGGTGGTCGTCACCGCCGATGGGCCCTGGGTGCTCACGGGCGGGATTTGGGAGGCCTTTTGTCGAAGAAGGACGTGATTCGGGCGCGAGGGGAAGTCACGGAAGTCCTGCCCGACTCGATGTACCGGGTGAAGCTGGACAACGAGCACGATGCGCTGTGCGTGGCCTCGGGCCGGATGCGGAAGAACTTCATCCGAGTGGTGGTCGGCGATCGCGTGATCGTGGAGTTCTCCCCGTACGATCTCACCCGGGGACGGATTGTGTACCGCGAGACATAGAGGAGGCGAGGATGAAGGTCCGGAGCTCAGTGAAGAAGATCTGCGAGAAGTGCCGGGTCATCCGCCGCACGGGACGGTTGTGGGTTGTGTGCCGCAACCCCAAGCACAAGCAGCGGCAGGGGTAGGGTATGGCACGAATCGCAGGGATCAACCTTCCGGCGAAGAAACAGATTGCGGTGGCCCTGACCTACATCTATGGCATCGGCACAGCGAGGGCCCACGAGATCCTGAAGCGGACGGGTGTCGCTCCAGATACGAAGGTCATGGACCTCACCGAGCAGGATGTGACCGCCCTCCGGCGTGAGGTGGAGTCGCAGCTGGTCGAAGGTGACCTGCGGCGACAGGTGCGGGCGAACATCCAGCGCATGATTGACATCGGCTGCTACCGGGGGCTTCGCCACAAGGTGGGGTTGCCGGTGCGTGGTCAGAAGACGCGAACGAATGCTCGGACCTGGAAGGGGCCACGGCCGGCCAAGGCCGGGAAGAGGAAGTAATGGCTCAGGCACGGAAGAAGAAGGCGATTCGTCTCGACCGAGCGCGGGTGCACGTGCACTCCACGTTCAACAACACGATCATCACCGTGACCGATCCGAACGGCAACGCGGTTGGCTGGCAGTCGGGTGGGACGGCGGGGTTCACAGGCTCGCGGAAGGGGACGCCGTATGCCGCCCAGCTGGCCACGCAGGCATTGGTGCGTGATCTGAAGGAGTACGGCGTGCGGTCGGTCATCGTGACCGTGGACGGCACGGGATCAGGGCGACAGGCTGTGGTGCAGACGCTGCGCTCGCTGGGGATCCAGGTCGAGGAAGTCCGGAACGTGACGCCGGTCAGTCACAGCTAGGAGGCGGCGAGGATGGGCAGGTACGCAGGTCCGAAGTGCAGGGCATGTCGGCGGGAGGGCGTGAAGCTGTTCCTGCGTGGGGATCGCTGCTACTCAGCACAGTGCCCGGTCTCGAAGCGGCCTCAGGTTCCGGGGCAGCACAGCCGGTTCCGTCGGCGGGCAACGCCCTACGCAATCCGGATCCGCGAGAAGCAGAAGCTGAAGCGGATCTACGGCGTTCGAGAGGCGCAGTTCCGACGCTACGTCGAGGCCGGGAAGAAGTGGAAGGGCGTGACCGGTGAGGCCATTTTGAAGCAGCTGGAGCGACGGCTGGACAACGTGGTGTACCGTGCAGGATTCGCTCACTCACGCAACCAGGCACGTCAGATCGTCGGTCACGGGCACATCCTCGTCAACGGGCGGCCGGCCAACATCGCTTCTCACCTGTTGAGCGAGGGGGACATTGTCGAGGTCAAGCCGCAGTCGCGGGACAAGCTTCGCCCCCAGATCAAGGAGGCGGCGGAGCGCCGGCCTGTTCCAAGTTGGGTAACACGGGATCTTGAGGGGCTGCGGATCCAAGTGGCCGCGGAGCCGAATGTGGAGGAGATCGAGCAGTCCGTCAAGATGAACCTGATCGTGGAGTTCTACTCGAGGTAAGATGGCGTCCTTTGTGTATCCTGAATCGGCAACATGGGCCGAGCCGACCGACTCCCGCTACGGGCGTTTGGTCGTGGCGCCGTTGGAGCGTGGATACGCGACCACGCTGGGCAACGCCCTGCGCAGGGTGCTCCTGTCGGCAGTTCCTGGAGCCGCGGTGGTTCGGGTGTTGTTCCCTGGCCACTTCCACGAGTACGACACGATCAGCGGTGTCCGGGAGGACGTTCTGCACATCATCCTCAACCTGAAGGGGCTCGCGATCCGGTGTCGGGATGAAGCACTCCACCGGCTGTACGTGAACGCGACGGGTCCCGGTGAGGTGACGGCTGGCGACATCGAGACCCCGGCGGGGGTCGAGATCACGAACCCCGAGCACGTGATCGCCACGCTGGAGAAGAAGGGCAAGCTCGAGCTGGAGATGGAGGTCGAGGTCGGGCGGGGGTTCCGGACGGCGGAGGAGAACAAGCGCGACGACGCGCCGCTGTCGCTCATCCCCGTGGATGCAGACTTCTCACCGATCGAGCGGGTGAACTTCACCGTCGAGGCAACCCGGGTGGGGGGGAAGTCCGGCTTCGAGCGGCTGCTCCTTGACGTGTGGACGAACGGGGCCATCACCCCGGTCGAAGCTGTAGGGCACGCAGTTCAAGTGCTGCGCGAGCACTTGGCGCTCCTCGAAGGGGTGCGCGGAGAACGGGTGGGGCGGGTGGAGCAGCCCGAGGTCGCCGAGGAGCTGCTGCAGCCGTTGAGCGAACTGGGGTTCGAGGTCCGAGCCTGCAACCTGCTCCGGGAGGAAGGTGTCATTACCCTGAACGATCTCTTGTCGCGGACCCGCGAAGAGGTCTCTGACATCCACGGCTTCGGGGAGAAGACGCTGGCCCGGCTCGAAGAGCGCCTCAGCGAACTTGGCCACAGGCTGCACTCAGAAAAGGAGGACTAGATGCGCCATCGCTGCAAGGTACCCAAGCTCAGTATGACGAGTGATCGCCGGCGGGCAGTGCTGGCTGGGCAAGCGAAGGATCTCATTCTGTACGGCAAGGTGGACACGACCCCCGCGCGGGCGAAGGCGACGCAGGCGTTGGCCGAGCGACTCGTGACGTGGGCGCGCAAGGGTGACCAGGCGGCGCAACGCCGTGCGTTCTCGGTCCTTCAGAGCAAGGAAGCGACGGAAAAGCTCTTTGTCGAGCTTGGTCCTCGCTATCGCGACCGCGACGGGGGGTACACCCGGGTCCTCAAGCTCGGGCCGCGGCGGGGAGACGGGGCGGAGATGGCCCGCCTCACCTGGACCTAGCATGCCGGGTCGGCCCGTGGTTCCTGCAGGAACGGCTGTTGCGGGTCCATACTCCCCCGCGGTTCAGGCCGGGGGGTTTCTGTTTGTCTCCGGGCAGTTGCCCGTTACGGCAGGCGGAGCGCTGCTGACGGGATCCATTGCCGATCAGACCCGGCAGTGCCTGGAGAACGTAGGGCGCATCGTGCAATCCGCCGGCGGCACAGTGCGGGATCTTGTGAAGGTGACGATCTTCCTCGCTGACATGGACGACTTCGCGGCGGTCAACACCGCGTACGCGGCGTTCTTGGGCGCGGAGCTTCCGGCCCGGTCCTGCGTCGAGGTGAGTCGCCTCCCCAAGGACGCGCGGATCGAGATCGAGGCCATCGCCTACCTCGGCTCATAGGGATCTGCTCGCCGATCCATCCCCACCCGAACGCAATCGGGGCCAGGGGCAGCCGTGTGCCGACGAGGGGCCCCAGCCGCCGGGCGACCTTTCCCTGAACCGAAACCTGATCCCAGCCCCGACGAGCTATCCAGCTGTGGGGTACAGCTGTCCTGCTGCGTGGCGCCTGCGCAGCGCGGCGAGCATCTCCGGCACCATCTCTGCGAGGCCGTAGCGAGGCGTCCAGCCCCAGTCGGCGCGAGCCGCCGAGTCGTCGATCGAGCGGGGCCAGGTGTCAGCGATTGCTTGGCGGAAGTCCGGCGCGTACTCGACGCGGAATCCGGGCACGTGCCGGCGGATCTCCGTGGCGAGCTCGCCGGCGGTGAAACTCATCGCGGTGATGTTGTAGGTTCGGTAGCGAAGCCTCGCACACGGCGCCTCCATCAGCTCGATCGCCGACCGCAGGCAGTCCGGCATGTACATCATCGGGAGGGTCGTGTCGTCGCGGACGAAACACGTATAGGGTTTTCCTTCCACTGCGTAGTAGAACATCTCCACCGCGTAGTCCGTTGTCCCGCCTCCGGGCGGGGTTTCGCTCGAGATGATTCCGGGGTAGCGCAGCCCGCGGATGTCCAGGCCGTAGCGATGGGCGTAGTAGTCAGCGAGGAGCTCTCCGGTGACCTTCGTCACGCCGTACATCGTCGTCGGGGATAGGACCGTGTCCTGGGGGGTGCGGTCGCGGGGAGTGCGGGAACCGAACACCGCGATCGAGCTCGGGTGGAAGATCTGGGCGATCCCGACCTCGCGCGCGAGCTCGAGGAGGTTGTACAGCCCGTTCACGTTGACCTCCCACGCCCGCTGGGGGTTCTGCTCGCCGGTGGCGGACAGGACCGCGGCGAGGTGGTACACGGTCTCGATCTTGTGTTCGCGGATGACCCGTACCAACGCGTCGCGGTTCGTGACGTCAAGGGACACGAACGGGCCCGACTCCGCGAGGTCGGTCGATGCCGGCTTGCGGTGCCCCGCCGCTACAACCTGATGACCTCCGTAGCGTCTACGTAGTTCCAGTGTGAGCTCTGACCCGATCTGCCCCGTGGCCCCTGTGACGAGAATGCGCATCTGCCCCTCCCTGTGATGTGTGCGAAGATCCGATGGGGATTCTACCCGCCTGTGTTTGATCGGGCGAGGCGGGCCCGGTAAGCTGCCCGCGAGGAGGAGAGATGGGAAAGTACGACTTCATCACCGCCGAGCTCGCCGAGCTCAAGGCGCAGGGCCTCTACAACACGATCCGCACGATCGGGAGTTCCGTCGGCGCGTGGACCGTGGTGGACGGGAAGCGGGTCCTCAACATGTGCTCGAACAACTATCTCGGGTTCGCGAACGAGCCGCGGATGCGCGAGGCCGCCAAGGAGGCCATCGACCGCTACGGGGTCGGGCCGGCGGCGGTGCGGTCCATCGCGGGGACGATGGCCCTTCACGTCGAGTTCGAGCGAAAGCTAGCCCAGTTCAAGGGCGTCGAGGCGGCGCTCTCTCTCCAGTCGGGGTTCTGCGCGAACCTCGCCGCGATCCCGGCCTTGGTGGGCGCCGGCCACGCCCTGTTCACCGACGAGCTCAACCACGCCTCGATCATCGACGGCTGCCGGCTGACAAAGGCCGACCGCGTGATCTACCCCCATCGGGACGTGGACGCCCTGCGCAAGGCCCTCGCCGAGAAGAAGGACGTCCCGCGCAAGCTCATCGTGACCGACGGCGTGTTCTCGATGGACGGGGACCTCGCCCCGCTGCCGGCGATCGTCGAGGTCGCCGAAGAGTTCGGGGCGATGGTGATGGTCGACGACGCCCATGGGGAGGGCGTCGTGGGGGCCCACGGCCGGGGGATCGTCGACCACTTCAAGCTCCACGGCCGGGTGGATCTCGAGATGGGCACCCTCTCCAAGGCGTTCGGGGTCGTGGGCGGGTACCTCGCGGGGAAGGCGGAGGTCATCGAGTACCTTCGGCAGCGGGCCCGGCCGTTCCTGTTCTCGAGCGCGGTCACCCCCGCCGACGTCGCGGCGTGCATGGCGGCCGTGGACATTCTCCACGAGAGCGACGCCCCGGTGCGCAAGCTGTGGGACAACGCCCGCTACTTCAAGGCGAAGATGGTCGAGCTTGGGTTCGACGTCGGTGTCTCCGAGACCCCGATCACGCCGGTCATGCTCGGGGAGGCGACGACAGCGTGGCAGTTCTCGAAGGAACTCTTTGCTGAGGATGTATTCGCGCAGGCGATCGTGTTCCCCACCGTTCCGCGGGGCAAGGCACGGATTCGGGTGATGGTGTCCGCCGCGCACACGCGGGACGACCTCGACCTGGCGCTTGCCAAGTCTGCCAAGGTCGGCAGGAAGCTCGGGGTGATCTGACGACGTGAGCGTGCTGGAGCCGCTCGGGCGGATCCTGT
It contains:
- a CDS encoding SSU ribosomal protein S5p (S2e), which encodes MARYAEQPANEVIDIRRVGKVTKGGKRLRFRVVVVAGDGAGRVGVGVGKSVEIPQAVQQAIRDAMKRLVTVPIQDGTIPHEVRGQYGAAKVLLRPAYPGTGVIAGRTVGAVCRIAGIRNILTKALRSTNPLNLARATLDGFRQMEGVEMVAARRGKTVEEILEVEDAEAR
- a CDS encoding RidA family protein; the encoded protein is MPGRPVVPAGTAVAGPYSPAVQAGGFLFVSGQLPVTAGGALLTGSIADQTRQCLENVGRIVQSAGGTVRDLVKVTIFLADMDDFAAVNTAYAAFLGAELPARSCVEVSRLPKDARIEIEAIAYLGS
- a CDS encoding Translation initiation factor 1 codes for the protein MSKKDVIRARGEVTEVLPDSMYRVKLDNEHDALCVASGRMRKNFIRVVVGDRVIVEFSPYDLTRGRIVYRET
- a CDS encoding Methionine aminopeptidase: MIALKTAAEIGVVAENARLLGGILVGVALRARPGVATDELDAWAESQIRDAGAEPAFKGYHGYPATLCVSVNEEIVHGIPSARKLRDGDIVSLDLGLRRAGYYADAALTVGVGRISPEAERLLAVTRGALQEAIRAARLGGHVSDLSHAIGRYVDRHGFHVVREFVGHGIGRDLHEDPQIPSFGVAGQGTVLREGMVLCPEPMVKGDDLPVRILEDGWTAVTASGSLAAHYEEMVVVTADGPWVLTGGIWEAFCRRRT
- a CDS encoding 50S ribosomal protein L36, which encodes MKVRSSVKKICEKCRVIRRTGRLWVVCRNPKHKQRQG
- a CDS encoding LSU ribosomal protein L15p (L27Ae) — its product is MLRLDNLRPAPGSKKRRKRVGRGYSSGHGGHESGKGTKGQNSRSGVTVRPGYEGGQTPFWMRFPKRGFHNVARVEYAVVNVGDLDALFSAGDEVSLDVLTQRGIVKDPKCGLKILGHGELTKALVVKADRFSQAARTKIEAVGGRAEGGEPPAAAGSGEEA
- a CDS encoding SSU ribosomal protein S4p (S9e), with amino-acid sequence MGRYAGPKCRACRREGVKLFLRGDRCYSAQCPVSKRPQVPGQHSRFRRRATPYAIRIREKQKLKRIYGVREAQFRRYVEAGKKWKGVTGEAILKQLERRLDNVVYRAGFAHSRNQARQIVGHGHILVNGRPANIASHLLSEGDIVEVKPQSRDKLRPQIKEAAERRPVPSWVTRDLEGLRIQVAAEPNVEEIEQSVKMNLIVEFYSR
- a CDS encoding DNA-directed RNA polymerase alpha subunit — encoded protein: MASFVYPESATWAEPTDSRYGRLVVAPLERGYATTLGNALRRVLLSAVPGAAVVRVLFPGHFHEYDTISGVREDVLHIILNLKGLAIRCRDEALHRLYVNATGPGEVTAGDIETPAGVEITNPEHVIATLEKKGKLELEMEVEVGRGFRTAEENKRDDAPLSLIPVDADFSPIERVNFTVEATRVGGKSGFERLLLDVWTNGAITPVEAVGHAVQVLREHLALLEGVRGERVGRVEQPEVAEELLQPLSELGFEVRACNLLREEGVITLNDLLSRTREEVSDIHGFGEKTLARLEERLSELGHRLHSEKED
- a CDS encoding SSU ribosomal protein S13p (S18e); the encoded protein is MARIAGINLPAKKQIAVALTYIYGIGTARAHEILKRTGVAPDTKVMDLTEQDVTALRREVESQLVEGDLRRQVRANIQRMIDIGCYRGLRHKVGLPVRGQKTRTNARTWKGPRPAKAGKRK
- a CDS encoding LSU ribosomal protein L5p (L11e) — translated: MPYPRYSEEVAPRLMKELGYSNVMQAPKVTKVVVNMGVGKHDDPKILEGAVKNLAQITGQKPVVTRAKRAVSDFKIRKGDAIGCMVTLRGPRAYEFLYKLFNVALPGIRDFKGVSPDAFDGRGNFSIGLAEQMVFPEISYDDVVRAQGMDITIVTTAETDREGAALLAALGCAFRKE
- a CDS encoding LSU ribosomal protein L18p (L5e), which gives rise to MAIRTRNEHRLKRKARIRRRVHGTADRPRLAVYKSLHHVYAQIVDDDQGKTLASASTLCAELRARGARNTVEGARAVGALVAQRAREGGIRRVVFDRSGYPYHGKVRALAEAAREGGLEF
- a CDS encoding LSU ribosomal protein L17p, producing the protein MRHRCKVPKLSMTSDRRRAVLAGQAKDLILYGKVDTTPARAKATQALAERLVTWARKGDQAAQRRAFSVLQSKEATEKLFVELGPRYRDRDGGYTRVLKLGPRRGDGAEMARLTWT
- a CDS encoding Adenylate kinase, with the translated sequence MRNVILLGPPGAGKGTIAARVAENADLLHLSTGDVLRDEVARGTRLGELARGFMERGELVPDDVVLAMVRERVAGRDGVLLDGFPRTLAQAEGLARFLPVDVVVYLAVAKDEVVRRLSGRRVCGACGAVYNVVSERPQREGRCDRCGGELRQRPDDAPEVVARRYEVYEKDSRPLVEHYARQGVLVTVDAARPAHEVAADVAKVLRA
- a CDS encoding SSU ribosomal protein S11p (S14e), whose protein sequence is MAQARKKKAIRLDRARVHVHSTFNNTIITVTDPNGNAVGWQSGGTAGFTGSRKGTPYAAQLATQALVRDLKEYGVRSVIVTVDGTGSGRQAVVQTLRSLGIQVEEVRNVTPVSHS
- a CDS encoding SSU ribosomal protein S8p (S15Ae); amino-acid sequence: MMVNDPIADMLARIRNALARSMEEVTMPSSRMKVDIARILADEGYIESYAVEEGTPCPTLRLKLKYKREGTRFRRPAIQGLRRVSTSSRRVYLGADEIPNTRGGLGTAVLSTSQGVMTGREARRRRIGGELLYEVW
- a CDS encoding Protein translocase subunit SecY — its product is MLGRIQQVFAIEELRRRILYTLGMLLVFRIGAHIPVPGVDTKQLADVLSGAFGAGLFQFINMFTGGALQQFSLFSLGVIPYINASIILSLLIPAFPKLKKLQEEGREGRKKLTQYTRWGTVVLALAQSYAMGVLVVQYGLAQPSVGFFLSTIITLTAGSIFLMWVGERMTENGVGNGISMLIMAGIVARFPAEIQQSALEISAGTVHPLWGIGLIGLFVAVVALTVIIQQGQRKIVIQYAKRTSGRRVYGGHTTHLPLRVNQGGVIPIIFASAILTLPSSIATWVPQLNWLQSYVAPGSTIYLVAYVLLIFFFTYFYSSLVFDPNDIAKNLREAGGFVPGVRPGQPTADHLGAVTNRLLLVGGLFLAGIAVLPFVFSALSNMRGFAIGGTSILILVGVGIDTIMQIEAHLVMRQYESLVKGSAFLGRKGL
- a CDS encoding LSU ribosomal protein L6p (L9e) codes for the protein MSKIGKKPIRIPSGVEVVVHPGRVVVRGPHGTLECPYEPEFVTITIRDGEVHVERKAERAPFRARHGLYRALIANMIRGVTEKWQKELEIQGLGYRARAEGRALVMELGYSHPVRYEIPDGIEFAVPDPARIVIRGIDNRLVGQVAADIRAFHPPEPYRGTGIRYRGEEIVRKAGKLGAKG
- a CDS encoding type Z 30S ribosomal protein S14, with translation MARKAMIEKANRRPKFAVRKHNRCQLCGRSRAYIRDFGLCRLCFRKLALDGQLPGVKKAAW